The DNA segment TGAAGCTAACTTCTTGCGTGAAGGTTCGGATGTCACCATCGTTGGTATTTCTAACACGGTTAATAAGGCGGTTGCAGTGGCCGACCGTTTGGCTGCTGAAGGTATCAGCTGTGATGTTATCGATCCTCGTACTACTTCACCACTAGATGAAGATGCGATTATTGAATCGGTTGAAACCACAGGTCGCTTGGTTGTAGTTGACGAAATGACGCCTCGCTGTGGTCTGGCTGCTGACATTTCCAGTATCGTTGCTGAAAAAGCGTTTGGTGCTTTACGCGCTCCTATTAAGAAAGTCACAGCCGTTCACTCCCCAATTCCTTTTGCACCTGATCTTGAAGATGCGTGGATGCCACAGGAAGCGGATATCGAAGCAGCCGTTCGCGAAGTGATGGGGTACAAATAATGAGTAAATTACATGCCTTGACCGTCCCCAAGTGGGGCATGTCGATGGAAGAAGGTGATATTACCGAATGGCGTGTAGCTGTTGGTGACACCATTTCTGTTGGCGATGAATATGTCGATATTGAAACTTCAAAGATTGTTAATACTGCCGAGTCTCCTTGTGCGGGTACTGTAGTTCGTATTATTGCCCAACCTGGTGAGACGCATCAGGTAGGTCAGTTAATGGGTGTTGTTGCGGAAGGCGAGACAACCGAAGACGAAATCGACGCCTTTGTTGCGGCCTTTGTTCCTGATGCTGGTGGTTCAGCCTTGGCCAAAGCCTCTGTCACTGATGGTTCTGCTGGCGATGCGCCTGCACCAGCGGCGGCACCAGCAGCTGCAGCACCAGCGGCTCCGGCACCAGCGGCTGCGCCTAAAAGTGGTTTATCGGAAGGTCCAGACGACTCTGATGTTAAAGCCTCTGCGGTGGCCCGTCGTATTGCTAAAGCGAATAACGTTAACCTGCATAATGTGACAGCTACCGGTCGTAACGGCCGTGTTTCCAAGCAGGATGTTGAAAAAGCAGCGGGCATTCGTGTGATGGCCGCGCCATTACGTTCAGCGGGTCCTGCATCAACCAGCAGCGCTCCTGTGCGTTCATCAGCGGACGACTCTCGCATTGCGGCAACGCCAGTTGCGCGTCGTTTAGCGAAAAAATTAAATATCAACTTGAATGACGTGACACCAACGGGTACCCGTGGTCGTGTTAGCAAAGAGGATATTGAAAAAGCGGCGATTGCCTTAACCGGCGTGGCTGACTTTAGCGAAGAAAAACTGAACGGTATGCGTAAAACTATCGCAGCCCGCTTAAGCGAATCCAAGCAGACCATTCCTCATTACCGCGTTAGTGTTGATATTGAAATCGACAGCTTATTACAGCAGCGCAAGTATATGAATGATGCTTTGGGTCATAGCTTGTCGGTTAATGATTTTGTAATTAAAGGTTGTGCCAGCGCTTTGGTGCAAGTGCCAGATGTTAATGTTCAGTTTACTGGCGACACCATTCGTCATTTTGAGCAGGTTGATATCTCTATGGCGGTAGCGATTGATGGTGGTTTGATTACACCTGTGATTCGCAATGTGGCTAATAAAGGTTTGCCACAAATCGCGGCTGAAGCGAAAGATCTGGCCACCCGTGCACAGAACGGCACCTTGGGTGTTGATGAGTTCCAGGGCGGCACCTTCTCGGTTTCCAATCTGGGTATGTTTGGTGTTGATCAATTTGATGCCATCATCAACTTACCACAAGCTGCCATCCTTGCGATTGCTGCGGGTAAGAAAAAGCCAGTGGTTCGCGGCGATAGCATTGTACCGGCAACGGTGATGCGGGTGTCTTTGTCCAGTGATCACCGTGCGATTGACGGTGCCGTTGCGGCGAAGTTCTTACAGGCGTTAAAAGGATTTTTAGAAAATCCTGCCTCCATGTTGCTATAAGAGAAGCCTTACGTGACAGCAAATACAGAAGTACAGCAGTTTGATCTGGTTGTGGTGGGTGCGGGCCCTGGCGGTTATGTAGCCGCCATCCGCGCTGCACAGTTGGGAATGAACACTGCCATTATTGAAAAACAGCATATGGGTGGGGTCTGTCTTAATTGGGGCTGTATCCCGACGAAAAGCCTGCTGAAAAGTGCTGAGGTTTTCGACAGTATGCAGCATGCCGAAGATTACGGACTTAGCGTTAAAACCGCAGGTTTTGATATTAAAAAAATCGTCCAGCGCAGTCGTGATATTGCCGAGCGTTTAAGTGGCGGCATTAGTTTTTTGATGAAGAAAAACAAAGTGACCGTCATTGATGGCTTTGCCAGCTTAACGGCTCCAGGTGAGCTGGATGTTAGTGTTGATGGTAATAGCGTTGCTACGGTTAAAGCGCCACATATTATTTTTGCTACGGGAGCCAGCCCTAGGGTTATTCCGGGTATGGAGCCTGATGGCAAAGTGATGTGGACGGCCAAAGAAGCGATGACGCCAACCACCTTACCCAAATCTTTATTGGTAGTGGGTTCTGGTGCTATCGGTATTGAGTTTGCGAGCTTCTATCGCAGCTTTGGCACTGAAGTCACAGTGATTGAAATGTTAGATCGTATTCTGCCTCAGGAAGATGCCGACATCTCCAAAGCGGCCCAGCGCGCCTTTAAAAAGCGTGGTATGAAATTCTTTACCGGTGCCAAGGTTGACGGCATTGATGTCAAGAAAACCAAAGCCAATGCTAAATGGACCGATAAAAACGGCAATGAGCAAAGCGAAAGCTTTGATCGTGTGATTTTGGCGGTGGGTGTTTCTGCAAATACTGAAGGTTTAGGTTTGGTAGAGCAGGGCGTACAGCTCGATCGTGGACAGGTTGTGGTGAACGAATGGTCTGAAACAGCGGTTCCCGGTGTGTATGCCATCGGTGATATGACCAAACCACCTCTGCTGGCTCACAAAGCCAGCCATGAAGCCGTGATCTGTGTTGAAAAAATCGCAGGCCATGATGATGTCGAACCACTGAATGCAATGTCTGTTCCTGGTTGTACCTACAGCTCACCGCAGGTGGCTAGTGTAGGCATGACTGAGCAACAAGCCAAAGATGAAGGTATCGATATTCGTGTCGGTAAATTTGACCTTTCTGCTTTGGGTAAGGCGCAGGCCATGGGTAAAACCGATGGTTTTGTTAAAACGGTGTTTGATAAGGAAACCGGTGAGTTACTGGGGGCGCATATGATGGGTGCCGAAGTGACTGAATTAATCCAGGGTTATGTGATTGCACAAAAACTGGAAACCACCGAAGAAGAATTGATGCATACCGTGTTTCCACACCCGACCATGTCGGAAGCGATGCATGAATCCGTACTGGATGCTTTTGATAAAGTGATCCATAGCTAAAATAGCTGATTTTAAAGAGAGAGACCCATGAGTACTCAATTACCTATTGCTGAAGGCCTGTTTACCTGGCCTTCAGAAAATCCAGCGCTGCTGGGTAGCCGTTGTCAGTCCTGTGGTATTGCTGATTTCCCGGTAAAGAAAAGCTGTATGGCTTGCGGTAGCGAAGATGTAACAACAGAAGAGCTACCTCGCCGTGGCAAATTATGGACCTGGACGATTCAGGGATTTATGCCCAAGCGTCCTTATAAGTCTGATGAAACGATGGAAACCTTCCGTCCCTATGGTGTTGGCTATGTTGAGTTACCCGGTGCTATCTGTGTTGAAAGCCGCCTGGTAGAAAATACCCCCGAGCAATTAAAAATTGGTATGGAGATGGAGTTGGTAGTAGATACCTTCCGTCACGATGAAGATGGCAACGAAGTTGTTAGCTTCGCGTTTAAAGCCGTTTAGTAAATAGCGTCATTCTCGCGAAGGCGGGAATCTAGTTTCCTGCTTTCGCGGGAATGACAGTAGAAAAAAAGAGAGATTTTTGATGGACGTAGCAATTGTTGGTATTGGTATCCACCCCTTTGGCCGTACCCCAGAGCGTACAGGTTTGCAGCAGGGTGCCTATGCAGCCCGCCTTGCCCTTAAAGACGCGGGCGTTGAGTGGAAAGATATGCAGTTCGGTTTTGGTGGTAGCGCCAGTGCCGGTAGTGCAGATGCATTAGTTAACGAATTAGGTTTAACCGGTCTGCCCTTTATTAATGTGGCCAATGGCTGTGCAACCGGTGGTAGTTCGCTGCTGTCAGCCTATAACGCGATTAAATCAGGCGAGTACGATATCGGTTTGGTTTCTGGTTTCGATAAGCACGATCGCGGTGCCTTTAATGCTGACCCTAAAGAGCTGGGTATCGGCGAATGGTATGGCGAAACCGGCATGATGATGACAACACAGTTCTTTGCGATGAAAATTCAGCGCTATATGGATATGTATAACATCAGCAAAGACACCTTGGCCAAGGTGGCAGAAAAAGCTTTTATCAATGGCTCGAAGAACCCTAATGCCTGGCGTCGTGATCCTATTGCCCTGGAAGAAATTGCCAATGCCTTAATGATTAGTGATCCGCTTACCAAATATATGTTTTGTGCTCCCGGTGAAGGTGGTGTAGGCCTGGTGCTATGTCGTGCGGACAAAGCTAAACAGTACAATGATAATCCTATCTACCTTAAAGGCGCTGCTTTCCGTTCACGACGTTATGGTTCTTTCGAGGTGTTTGCGCCTTCTCAGGCATTAGAGCAGGTGGATGGCCCAACAGTTGATGCCTCTAAAGCGGCTTTTGAAATGGCCGGCGTAGGTCCTAAAGATATTGATGTGTTGCAGTTACAAGATACCGAGTCCGGTGCCGAAATAATGCATATGGCCGAAAACGGTTTCTGTGAGCACGGTGAACAAGAACAATTAATTAACTCCGGTGCCACTCAGATTAACGGTTCAATGCCGATTAATACCGATGGCGGTTGTTTAGCCAATGGTGAGCCCATTGGTGCCACCGGTTTGCGTCAGGTCTATGAGACCTGTTTACAGCTTCGCCATCAGGCTGGTGATCATCAGGTGCCGAATGAGCCGCAATTGGGTTATACCCATGTTTATGGCGCACCAGGTATTAGTGCGGTCACTGTGTTGCAGCGCTAAGAGAATTAGAAGAGGTTTAAGCCCATGAACAAGAAAGTAGAACTAACCGCCGAGCAAATCGCTGCTCGAGATCCTGCTGAATCGTTTCAAGATTTATTGGATAAAGAAAAGGTAGAGGTGCCTGCGGCACTTCGCGATAGTACTGAGACCTATCTGGGTTCTGAGGACTTGCCGATAGAGCGTTATACCTCTCGCGAATTTTTCGATTTAGAAGTTGAAAAAATGTGGCGTAAAACCTGGCAGATTGCCTGCCGTGAAAATCGCTTAAAAGAAAGCGGTGATTACTACGTTTACGATATTGTTAATGATTCTATTCTGTTGACTCGCACCGAGTCCGGTGAAATTAAAGGTTATTACAATTCCTGTTTGCACCGGGGTCGCGCATTAAAGCGTGGTTCTGGTAATTCCGATAACCTGCGCTGTCCTTATCACGGCTGGGCGTGGAATCTGGATGGCGAGTTTGATGGCGCACCTTGTCAATGGGATTTTCCTCACGTTAAAGATGAAGACAATAAATTACCCGAAGTAAAAATAGCTACCTGGGGTGGTTGGGTCTTTATCAATATGGATGATAACTGCGAGTCACTTGAAGACTATATGGATGTGCTGCCCGAGCATATGAACCAGTGGAGACACGAGCAGCGTTTTGTCTCTATGCATATTGAAAAGGTGATTTCCTGTAACTGGAAAGTAGCACTTGAAGCGTTTATCGAGTCTTACCATGCTATTGCTACCCATCCTCAGCTAATGCCTTTCCAGGCTATTGATAATTCTCAGTATGATGTCTGGGGCGATAATGTAAGTCGTACTATTACTGCTTACGGTGTGCCCAATCCAACACATGCTGATCTTTATACTGAGCAAGAATCTTTAGATGCGATGATGGGCTTGATTGGTGTTGAGGATCGACCGCAGCTACCTGAAGGTATGACTGCCCGTGAAATGTATGCACAAATGAATCTACCCGTTGCCAATGAGCAGGCCGGTGAAGATTTCAGTGAAAGAGCCACCATGTCTGAAATGATGGATTCTACGCTATATATGTTATTCCCTAACTTTGCCCCTTGGGCTGGCCACGGCACAGTGATTACTTATCGTCATCGACCGAATGGTGATGATCATGAAAGCTGTATTATGGAAATCTTTCTGCTGACTCGTTTCCCTGATGGTGCAGAATCACCACCGGATGCCCCGGTTACCCGTCTGACTGCCGAACAGCGTTTTAGTGATGCAGCTGATGTCATGGGTGAAGGCTTTGCCAATGTCTTTAATCAGGATGATGCGAACTTGCCGCAAGTTCAGAAGGGCTTAAAAGCGTCTAAGAAAGGTAAGGTGAGTCTGGCTAATTATCAGGAAGTGCGTATTCGCCAATTCCACCAGACCTTAGATAAATACCTAAACGTATAATTAATCACTGGACACTGTTATGAACGAATTATTAGAGCCTTTTTCCCTTGAAGGTAAAGTCGCCATGGTTACCGGAGCCTCCAGTGGCTTTGGTGAGCATTTTGCGCAAGTGTTAGCAAAAGCGGGTGCCAAAGTGGTATTGGGTGCGCGTCGCACTGAAAAATTAAAAGCAGTGACTGATGCAATCAATGCCGATGGTGGTCAGGCCGTCGCAGTCACTATGGATGTGACAGACAGTGCCAGTATTGCCGCAGCCTTTGATGAGGCAGAAAAAGCCTTTGGTCTGATTACCATTATCGTCAATAACGCCGGTATCACCATTCCAAAACTGTTATTGGATTTAACTGATGATGACTGGAATAACGTAGTTGACACCAATCTAACAGGTGTTGCTTTCGTTAGTCGCGAAGCTGGCAAGCGTTTGGTTGCCGCTAAAACCGCTGGCAGCATTATTAATATCGCTTCTATTACTGCCGAGCGTTTGCAAAAAGCCCTAACCAGTTATGCAGCTGCTAAAGCGGGTGTCGTGCAATTGACTAAAGTGACTGCATTAGAGTTTGCGCGCCATAATATCCGTGTTAATGCCATCTCTCCTGGCTACTTCAGTACACCGTTGAATAGCGAGTGGTTTAAAACCCCTGATGGCCAAGCCCTTATTCAACGCGTACCTACGAGACGTATCGGGGATATGAAGGAGTTGAATGGTCCGTTATTGTTGCTTGCCTCCGATGCAAGTTCTCTTATGACCGGTTCCAATATTACTGTCGATGGCGGTCACGTCCTGTCTGAACTATAAGTTTTTTTTGAGGTTATAAACCGATGCAAAACCCTTTAACGCAGGAGCGTATCGATCGCGATGGCCACCTGTGGTCCAACCTGACTATTTCTGAAGCTGCTTGGCAAAAAGCTGAAGCCAGTCCCGATGATGTTGCCATTTATTTAGAAGATGAACCTGCTATTACTTATGGTTCTGTGGCAGAAGAAGCTCGTCGTCTGATTACCGGTTTACGTAAACTGGGTATGGAAGAGGGCGACACGATTAGCTTTCAACTGCCTAACTGGCGAGAGTCGGTGATTGTTGATATTGCAGCTTCTGCGATGGGTTTGTTAGTTAATCCGGTGATCCCTATTTATCGTGACCGTGAATTGCGATTTATTTTAAAAGATGCCAATACCAAATTGATTTATATTCCGGAGCAAATTCGTAGTCTTGAATTCCCTTCGATGATTGCCTCCCTCAAACCAGAGCTGCCTAATCTTGCGCATGTCGTTACTGTTCGTGCGGAAGGTGACCATGAGGGGATGCTGCGCTTTGAAGATCTGATGGATAATGAGCCGGTTGATCTGGCGACATTGCCAAAAGTTGATCCAAATTCGATAAAAACCATTCTCTATACGTCGGGTACCACCGGTAATCCCAAGGCGGTATTGCATAGCCATAACACCTTGGCGCGTATTATTCAGAACTCAGTGGATTGCTGGGGTATGGATGAGAATGACGTTATGATTATGCCTTCACCGGTTACCCATGTTACCGGTTACGGTTCCGGTATGGTGTTACCGTTTATATCCCCGGTTAAATCTGCCTTGATGCCGCGTTGGGATGCAGATGCAGCGGTTGATTATATCGAGCGTGTGGGTGGTACCGCCAGTGTGGGTGCAACACCGTTCTTAGTGGAGTTGTTAGCTGCTGCCAAACGTAAAAATACCCGTTTACCGACCATGCGTTTATTTGCCTGCGGTGGTGCTGCCGTGCCGCCACAATTAATTCATCAGTGCTACGAAGAATTAGAAAATTGCCGTGCTTTCCGGGTTTACGGTAGTACTGAGTGCCCGGTTATCACCCAGGGTTTTGTGAAAGCGGGTGAGCAGGAACTGGCTGCCGAAACCGACGGTATGATTTACGCCTA comes from the Oceanicoccus sagamiensis genome and includes:
- a CDS encoding 2-oxo acid dehydrogenase subunit E2 produces the protein MSKLHALTVPKWGMSMEEGDITEWRVAVGDTISVGDEYVDIETSKIVNTAESPCAGTVVRIIAQPGETHQVGQLMGVVAEGETTEDEIDAFVAAFVPDAGGSALAKASVTDGSAGDAPAPAAAPAAAAPAAPAPAAAPKSGLSEGPDDSDVKASAVARRIAKANNVNLHNVTATGRNGRVSKQDVEKAAGIRVMAAPLRSAGPASTSSAPVRSSADDSRIAATPVARRLAKKLNINLNDVTPTGTRGRVSKEDIEKAAIALTGVADFSEEKLNGMRKTIAARLSESKQTIPHYRVSVDIEIDSLLQQRKYMNDALGHSLSVNDFVIKGCASALVQVPDVNVQFTGDTIRHFEQVDISMAVAIDGGLITPVIRNVANKGLPQIAAEAKDLATRAQNGTLGVDEFQGGTFSVSNLGMFGVDQFDAIINLPQAAILAIAAGKKKPVVRGDSIVPATVMRVSLSSDHRAIDGAVAAKFLQALKGFLENPASMLL
- the lpdA gene encoding dihydrolipoyl dehydrogenase, giving the protein MTANTEVQQFDLVVVGAGPGGYVAAIRAAQLGMNTAIIEKQHMGGVCLNWGCIPTKSLLKSAEVFDSMQHAEDYGLSVKTAGFDIKKIVQRSRDIAERLSGGISFLMKKNKVTVIDGFASLTAPGELDVSVDGNSVATVKAPHIIFATGASPRVIPGMEPDGKVMWTAKEAMTPTTLPKSLLVVGSGAIGIEFASFYRSFGTEVTVIEMLDRILPQEDADISKAAQRAFKKRGMKFFTGAKVDGIDVKKTKANAKWTDKNGNEQSESFDRVILAVGVSANTEGLGLVEQGVQLDRGQVVVNEWSETAVPGVYAIGDMTKPPLLAHKASHEAVICVEKIAGHDDVEPLNAMSVPGCTYSSPQVASVGMTEQQAKDEGIDIRVGKFDLSALGKAQAMGKTDGFVKTVFDKETGELLGAHMMGAEVTELIQGYVIAQKLETTEEELMHTVFPHPTMSEAMHESVLDAFDKVIHS
- a CDS encoding Zn-ribbon domain-containing OB-fold protein, whose amino-acid sequence is MSTQLPIAEGLFTWPSENPALLGSRCQSCGIADFPVKKSCMACGSEDVTTEELPRRGKLWTWTIQGFMPKRPYKSDETMETFRPYGVGYVELPGAICVESRLVENTPEQLKIGMEMELVVDTFRHDEDGNEVVSFAFKAV
- a CDS encoding thiolase family protein is translated as MDVAIVGIGIHPFGRTPERTGLQQGAYAARLALKDAGVEWKDMQFGFGGSASAGSADALVNELGLTGLPFINVANGCATGGSSLLSAYNAIKSGEYDIGLVSGFDKHDRGAFNADPKELGIGEWYGETGMMMTTQFFAMKIQRYMDMYNISKDTLAKVAEKAFINGSKNPNAWRRDPIALEEIANALMISDPLTKYMFCAPGEGGVGLVLCRADKAKQYNDNPIYLKGAAFRSRRYGSFEVFAPSQALEQVDGPTVDASKAAFEMAGVGPKDIDVLQLQDTESGAEIMHMAENGFCEHGEQEQLINSGATQINGSMPINTDGGCLANGEPIGATGLRQVYETCLQLRHQAGDHQVPNEPQLGYTHVYGAPGISAVTVLQR
- a CDS encoding aromatic ring-hydroxylating oxygenase subunit alpha — protein: MNKKVELTAEQIAARDPAESFQDLLDKEKVEVPAALRDSTETYLGSEDLPIERYTSREFFDLEVEKMWRKTWQIACRENRLKESGDYYVYDIVNDSILLTRTESGEIKGYYNSCLHRGRALKRGSGNSDNLRCPYHGWAWNLDGEFDGAPCQWDFPHVKDEDNKLPEVKIATWGGWVFINMDDNCESLEDYMDVLPEHMNQWRHEQRFVSMHIEKVISCNWKVALEAFIESYHAIATHPQLMPFQAIDNSQYDVWGDNVSRTITAYGVPNPTHADLYTEQESLDAMMGLIGVEDRPQLPEGMTAREMYAQMNLPVANEQAGEDFSERATMSEMMDSTLYMLFPNFAPWAGHGTVITYRHRPNGDDHESCIMEIFLLTRFPDGAESPPDAPVTRLTAEQRFSDAADVMGEGFANVFNQDDANLPQVQKGLKASKKGKVSLANYQEVRIRQFHQTLDKYLNV
- a CDS encoding SDR family NAD(P)-dependent oxidoreductase; the encoded protein is MNELLEPFSLEGKVAMVTGASSGFGEHFAQVLAKAGAKVVLGARRTEKLKAVTDAINADGGQAVAVTMDVTDSASIAAAFDEAEKAFGLITIIVNNAGITIPKLLLDLTDDDWNNVVDTNLTGVAFVSREAGKRLVAAKTAGSIINIASITAERLQKALTSYAAAKAGVVQLTKVTALEFARHNIRVNAISPGYFSTPLNSEWFKTPDGQALIQRVPTRRIGDMKELNGPLLLLASDASSLMTGSNITVDGGHVLSEL
- a CDS encoding AMP-binding protein, whose translation is MQNPLTQERIDRDGHLWSNLTISEAAWQKAEASPDDVAIYLEDEPAITYGSVAEEARRLITGLRKLGMEEGDTISFQLPNWRESVIVDIAASAMGLLVNPVIPIYRDRELRFILKDANTKLIYIPEQIRSLEFPSMIASLKPELPNLAHVVTVRAEGDHEGMLRFEDLMDNEPVDLATLPKVDPNSIKTILYTSGTTGNPKAVLHSHNTLARIIQNSVDCWGMDENDVMIMPSPVTHVTGYGSGMVLPFISPVKSALMPRWDADAAVDYIERVGGTASVGATPFLVELLAAAKRKNTRLPTMRLFACGGAAVPPQLIHQCYEELENCRAFRVYGSTECPVITQGFVKAGEQELAAETDGMIYAYDVKILDDDGNELPRGVDGEIAARGAGMMLGYGIAEQNASGHDADGYFLTGDIGVRTEDDAILITDRKKDIIIRGGENLSAKEIEDVLHDHPMIKEAAVVAMPHERLGEGVCAYLILEQAEASLELSEVAAFADSASLAKQKIPQHIQVVADLPRTASGKVRKDVLRKEIKAIIEQA